In the genome of Paraburkholderia azotifigens, the window GAGCCTGAAACGGGCGAGCCGATCATGTTCGCAACGGGAATGCCGACGAGAAACGCGGCCGTGACCTTCGCGCGCCACTTGCCCGGAAACCAGTGCGTGAAATAGAGGTAGATGCCGGGCGTGAAGCCCGCTTCGGCGAGACCGAGCAGGAACCGCGCGGCGGCAAAGCTCTTCGGGCCGACGACGAACGCCGTCGCCATCGAAAAGAGGCCCCACGTAATCATGATGCGTGCGATCCACACGCGCGCCCCGACCTTCTGCATGATCAGGTTGCTCGGAATCTCGAACAGGAAGTAGCCGACGAAGAACAGCCCTGCGCCGAAGCCGAACTGCTCGGCCGTCAAGCCGAGATCCTTGTTCATCGTCAGCGCGGCGAACCCGACGTTGGTCCGGTCGAGATAGCTGATGACGTAGCAGATGAAAATGAACGGCAGGATTCGCCGGAATGCCTTGGCGAGCGTGCGCTCGCTGGCCGCGTAGTCCTCGCTCGCGATGCCGGGGGCGGGCGGCGTCTCTTCGCGCCGCGTGGCGCCGTCGGCGCGCAGCGTTTGCGACATGGTCATGTTTGCTCCTCCATCGCGCTTCTGTCGGCGCAACGTATTAATGTGAAGCGGGCGCTCAGGTCCGCCTGGCCAGCTTGGGAAGCGGTCCGGCAATCGTCATTCCGGCTTTGAGAACCGTTCCCGAAACCGACTCGGTCATGAACAGCGTCTTCATGTCCGCGCCGCCGAAACAGAGATTCGTAAGCGAAGCGCCTTCCGGGCTCGTCAGGATTTCGACGGGTTCGGCGCGATGGTTCAGCACCCACGCGCGACCGAGTCCCGGGTTCGCGACGAAGAGTCGCCCTTGTGTATCGATGGTCAGTCCGTCCGGACCGCTCGGACCGTACGACGTAAAGAACTGCCCGACCTTGCTGACGGAACCATCCGCCTGAAGCGGCACGCGCCACACGCAGTTGCCGCGCGTCATGCCGACAAAGAGAACCTTCTCGTCGGGCGACAGCACGAGTCCGTTAGGACTCGGGCAATTGCCGAGCAGCATGTCGAGCTTGCCGTCCGCCGACAGCCGGTACACACGGCCCGTCGGATCGTGCAGGCCGGTTTGCCCCTGATCGGTGAAGTAGAGATTGCCGTTCGAATCGAACGTCAGGTCGTTCACGCCCCGAAAGCGCTCGGAGTTGCGCCGCTCGAGAAACGGACGCACTTCGCCGCGCGCGATGTCGAGCAGCATCAGGCCGTTGCGATAGTCGGTGATGAGCAGATGCGCATCGTCGAAACGCTTCATCCCGTTCGGCTCGCCGTCGTATTGCACGACGAGTTCCCACTCGCCCGAAGGCGAAATCCGGAAGACGCGGCCATGCGGGATGTCGGTCACGAACAGATAGCCTGCCGGGTCCCACACCGGGCCTTCGAGAAACGAGTCCGTGGCGAGGCCGCCGCGATTGGCGCGCGCCCAGTCGGTCTGGACGTCGGCTTTGCGGAATTTGTCCGGCATACGCGTGAAGACTTCGGCTGTGCGTACTTCGGGCGAGACGAGATAGAACATGATGGACCTTCTCTTGCGTACTTCAGGCTGCGTTGCGGGCGTGTTCTTCGACGACGGCGAGAACATTGGCGGCAGCGCCCTTGCCCATGTTCACGTACGCGGCATCGCTCACGCCGCCGATATGCGGCGACAGGATCGCGTTCGGAATCTGCTGGAACGGATGCGGATTCGTCATCGGTTCGACGTCGAAGCTGTCGAGACCGGCAGAGCGCAACTGGCCACTGGCGAGCGCCCCGGCGAGCGCGGCTTCGTCGATCAGACCGCCGCGTGCGGTGTTGACGAGAATTGCGCCGCGCTTGAACTGCGCGAGCGTGTCGCGGTTAAGCATCTGGCGGTTCTCCGCCGTCAACGGGCAATGCAGCGAGACGATGTCGGACGCGGCGTACAGCTCGTCGAGCGACACCAGCTTCACCCCGGCGGGCGCTTCCTTCGCGTACGGATCGAACGCGAGCACGCTCATGCCGAACGCGGCGCCGATCGCTGCCACGCGTCGGCCGATCGCGCCCAGTCCGACGAGGCCGAGCGTGCGCCCTTCGAGTTCGAGGGACTTATGTGTGGACTTGTCCCAGTGACCTTCGCGCATGCGCGTATCGAGCTGCGGCACGGATTTGGCGCACGCGAGAATCAGCGCCCACGCGTGCTCCGCCACAGCGGCGGCGTTTGCACCGACGGCTGCGCGCACCGCGATACCGCGCGCGGCAGCGGCCGCCTGATCGATCACGTCGATGCCGCTGCCGTGCTTCGAAATCACCTGCAGGTTTTCGGCGGCGTCCATGATGCGGGCGTTGACCTTGCCGTACCGGACGATGATCGCGACAGGCTTGTGCTGCGCACACAGCGCGACGATGTCGTCTTCCGTTGGCTGCTTGCCCGCGAACACGACGTCGAACCGGCTCAGCATGTCGAGCGCTTGCGGCGCGAGGTCGGCAGCCGTCACGAGGACGACGGGTTGATGCGAAGCCGTCTGCATCACAGCGCCTCGCCTTCTGCCAGCATGCCCGCCGCACGCAGTTCTTTCTCGATCCAGCCCGGACGCACATCGCCCTTGTGAATCGCCGCGATGCGCGCCGTTTCCATGTCGAGCTTTTTCTGCGCGAGATCGATGATGCGTGCGACGTCGTTGCGCGGAATCACGACCACGCCGTCCGCGTCGCCGACGACGAGATCGCCCGGGTTGATGGCCGTGTCGCCCGCCGAGATCGGCGCATTCACGAGTCCCGCGACGCTTTTGGTCGGACCGCAGGGATTCAGGCCCGCTGCGAAGACCGGGTAGTCGCCGTTGGCAAGCTCGTGCGCGTCGCGCA includes:
- a CDS encoding SMP-30/gluconolactonase/LRE family protein, coding for MFYLVSPEVRTAEVFTRMPDKFRKADVQTDWARANRGGLATDSFLEGPVWDPAGYLFVTDIPHGRVFRISPSGEWELVVQYDGEPNGMKRFDDAHLLITDYRNGLMLLDIARGEVRPFLERRNSERFRGVNDLTFDSNGNLYFTDQGQTGLHDPTGRVYRLSADGKLDMLLGNCPSPNGLVLSPDEKVLFVGMTRGNCVWRVPLQADGSVSKVGQFFTSYGPSGPDGLTIDTQGRLFVANPGLGRAWVLNHRAEPVEILTSPEGASLTNLCFGGADMKTLFMTESVSGTVLKAGMTIAGPLPKLARRT
- a CDS encoding NAD(P)-dependent oxidoreductase; the protein is MQTASHQPVVLVTAADLAPQALDMLSRFDVVFAGKQPTEDDIVALCAQHKPVAIIVRYGKVNARIMDAAENLQVISKHGSGIDVIDQAAAAARGIAVRAAVGANAAAVAEHAWALILACAKSVPQLDTRMREGHWDKSTHKSLELEGRTLGLVGLGAIGRRVAAIGAAFGMSVLAFDPYAKEAPAGVKLVSLDELYAASDIVSLHCPLTAENRQMLNRDTLAQFKRGAILVNTARGGLIDEAALAGALASGQLRSAGLDSFDVEPMTNPHPFQQIPNAILSPHIGGVSDAAYVNMGKGAAANVLAVVEEHARNAA